The following are encoded in a window of Torulaspora globosa chromosome 4, complete sequence genomic DNA:
- the PIB2 gene encoding Pib2p (ancestral locus Anc_4.97), translated as MQRMSSVHSQSSDTVIQQQMNAGEVQAQGYSGKTPAIREEEEESGAETGREKRTYGLRKKKSFQSSPNSSLSSNSNGNSNRSVSTITFEKQKVIPHRARTQSAQSVLSSISLRSLLHQNNVQNQQAQQQQQQQNGEQEAQRVSSYTNFNEQIQSPAMSSIRKKGISASHTGGTGGYNVTSGASATATGIFRRNSSENEIGMQMPFTDDNRPRLDSATTRQQLQRQNSKISFKKENVNPNEVVSVQQESSSYKDEDADIDSQKRLTTQALRKLSTLKHNVKDMLNTDAGDCEEEQDDLASCESSAGKGEDNSEQDEDQDESRDVGDESFVNQVNSMTHLKFGNKNVVLDSSSFDPSEYSSKASQNHIARPPVSNRKHSLDVIRQPNASIPTNSTINHSNKRSLKQIGNPKKPLYVPAVLRDVSETNITIDDVVRPVSPQHTLVSRNQNMTLRSTTSASSQASVISNHSSILEACKRRLGSFFLAGADHYNSDSQLGLKWEPPAPPTREHWLPDSKRSSCHYCHKLFTFLERKHHCRHCGDIFCQQHLAHWLYLNSNAQFMIGGGGMGTLSKICDNCLEDYESMIKNPNWKDKKDSRQIDALTNTSSVVSQTGQSRIPQAINVASSSEVGDNTNDKDDVMGSVVGSVPADWNWSSF; from the coding sequence ATGCAAAGAATGAGCAGCGTCCATAGTCAGTCAAGTGATACAGtgatccagcagcagatgaaCGCGGGCGAAGTACAAGCGCAAGGCTATAGTGGGAAGACACCAGCAATAagagaagaggaggaagagagTGGCGCGGAGACTGGTAGAGAAAAGAGAACATATGGtttgaggaagaagaagagcttccaATCATCGCCCAACTCATCTTTGTCGTCGAATAGTAATGGGAATAGCAACCGGTCTGTTTCTACGATCACTtttgagaagcagaaagtgATACCACATAGGGCGAGAACTCAGTCGGCACAGAGTGTACTGAGTAGCATCTCGCTGAGATCTCTTTTGCATCAGAACAACGTGCAAAACCAACAAGcacaacagcagcagcagcagcagaacgGCGAACAGGAAGCGCAGCGTGTGAGCAGCTACACAAATTTCAATGAGCAGATTCAGTCGCCTGCAATGTCGTCGATACGGAAGAAGGGTATATCTGCAAGTCATACCGGTGGGACTGGGGGTTACAACGTGACGTCTGGGGCATCCGCGACCGCAACGGGCATATTTCGAAGGAACAGCTCCGAGAATGAGATTGGAATGCAGATGCCCTTTACGGATGACAACAGACCGAGGTTGGATTCGGCAACGACGCGacagcaattgcagagacAAAACTCTAAAATTTCattcaagaaggaaaacGTGAACCCAAACGAGGTGGTATCGGTGCAGCAAGAATCAAGCAGTTacaaagatgaagatgcagaTATAGATTCTCAAAAGAGACTAACTACACAGGCGTTGAGAAAACTTTCTACTTTGAAACATAATGTAAAGGATATGCTGAACACAGATGCAGGTGActgtgaagaagagcaggatGATCTGGCATCGTGCGAGAGCTCAGCTGGCAAAGGGGAAGATAACAGTGAGCAGGATGAAGATCAGGACGAGAGCCGAGATGTTGGTGACGAAAGTTTCGTCAATCAGGTGAATTCAATGACTCATCTGAAATTTGGCAATAAGAACGTTGTACTagattcttcttccttcgaTCCTAGCGAGTACTCTAGCAAAGCTTCTCAGAATCACATTGCTCGACCGCCTGTCAGCAACAGAAAGCATTCATTGGATGTTATACGGCAGCCAAATGCGTCAATACCGACAAACTCAACTATTAACCATAGCAATAAGCGATCCCTGAAGCAAATCGGCAATCCAAAGAAGCCTCTATATGTGCCTGCTGTTTTACGCGATGTTTCTGAGACCAATATAACTATCGATGATGTGGTAAGACCCGTGTCTCCACAACATACCCTGGTATCGCGGAATCAAAACATGACTTTAAGGAGCACTacatctgcttcttcgcAGGCTAGTGTCATTTCAAACCACTCGTCGATTCTCGAGGCATGTAAAAGACGCTTGGGATCTTTTTTCCTTGCTGGAGCAGATCACTATAACTCCGACTCCCAGCTTGGTCTCAAATGGGAGCCGCCTGCTCCGCCAACTAGAGAACATTGGTTACCTGACTCAAAGCGCAGCTCATGCCACTACTGTCACAAACTGTTCACCTTTCTGGAAAGGAAACATCATTGTAGACATTGTGGTGACATTTTCTGTCAGCAGCATTTAGCTCATTGGTTGTACCTCAATTCCAACGCTCAGTTCATGATAGGTGGTGGTGGGATGGGAACGCTGTCCAAAATCTGTGACAACTGCCTCGAGGATTATGAAAGCATGATAAAGAACCCTAACTGGAAGGACAAAAAAGACTCGAGGCAAATTGATGCTTTAACAAATACAAGCTCGGTAGTTTCGCAAACCGGACAATCGCGCATTCCACAGGCTATTAATGTAGCAAGTAGCTCTGAAGTGGGCGATAATACCAATGATAAAGATGATGTTATGGGAAGCGTTGTAGGTTCTGTTCCAGCCGACTGGAACTGGAGTAGTTTTTGA